The DNA segment CACCCTGCTGATCCGCCCCGAGCAGTCGGAACTGGCGGGCTTCACGCCGGAACTGACGATTATCGACCTGCCGAGCTTCCGCGCCGATCCGAAACGTCACGGCGTGCGCTCGGAGAACGTGGTCGCGATCGATTTCGCCCGCAAAATCGTGCTGATCGGCGGGTCTTATTATGCCGGCGAGATGAAGAAGAGCGTGTTCACCACGCTCAACTACTATCTGCCCGCACGCGGCGTGTTGCCGATGCACTGCTCGGCCAACGTAGGTCCGGCCGGCGACAGCGCAATCTTCTTCGGCCTTTCCGGCACCGGCAAAACCACGCTCTCGGCCGATCCCAAGCGCACGCTGATCGGCGACGACGAGCATGGCTGGGGCACCGACGGCATCTTCAACTTCGAAGGCGGCTGCTATGCCAAGTGCATCAAGCTGTCGGAAGAGGCTGAGCCAGAGATCTACGCCGCCAGCAAGCGCTTCGGCGCCGTGCTGGAAAACGTGGTGCTCGACGAGTTCACGCGCATTCCCGATTTCGACGACGGCTCGAAGACGGAAAACACGCGGTCTGCCTATCCGCTCGATTTCATTCCCAATGCCTCGCGCACGGGACGCGCCGGTCACCCGAAGAACGTGGTGATGCTGGCGGCCGACGCGTTCGGTGTGTTGCCGCCGATCGCCAAGCTGACGCCGGCGCAGGCGATGTATCACTTCCTGTCCGGCTACACCGCCAAGGTCGCCGGCACCGAACGCGGCCTCGGCAACGAGCCGCAGCCGGAATTTTCAACCTGCTTCGGCTCGCCGTTCCTGCCGCTCGATCCCTCGGTGTACGGCAACATGCTGCGCGAGATGATCGCCAAGCACGATGTCGACTGCTGGCTGGTCAACACCGGCTGGACCGGCGGCAAGTTCGGCACCGGTTCACGGATGCCGATCAAGGTGACGCGTGCGCTGCTTACCGCCGCGCTCGACGGTTCCCTGCGCAACGTCGAATTCCGCACCGACAAATATTTCGGCTTCGCGGTGCCGACCGCGCTGCCGGGCGTGCCAAGCGAAATTCTCGATCCCGTGAATACCTGGAAGGACAAGGCCGAGTTCGACAAGACCGCCCGCGCGCTGGTCGGCATGTTCCAGAAGAACTTCGCCAAGTTCGAGGCCAAGGTCGATGCGGATGTGCGCGCGGCTGCGCCGGAAGTGAAGCTCGCCGCGGAATAGGCGGTTCAGACCAAGACGATTGCAAAGCGCGACGGGTAAATCCCGTCGCGTTTTCTTTTTGAGTTCGCGCTAGTGCGCTTCGTCCCAGTTGTTGGCGGCGCGGGCGTCGACATGGAGCGGCAGCGACAGGATCACGGCGGGGAACGGTGCGTCTTCCATGACCTTCTGAACGACCGGGAGTGTTGCGGCGACTTCGTCGTCGGGCACCTCGAAGATCAGTTCGTCGTGTACCTGTAAGAGCATTTGCGCCGAGAGCTTCTTCTCGGCGAGTACCTCTTCCATGCGGATCATGGCGCGGCGGATGATGTCGGCCGCGGTGCCCTGAAGCCGCGCATTGATGGCGGCGCGCTCGTTGAAGGCGCGGACCGAGGCGTTGGAAGCCTTGATGTCCGGGTAGTGACATTTGCGGCCGAACAGCGTCTCGACGTAGCCATGGGCGCGGCAGAAGTCGCGTGTCGCGTCCATGTAGGCGCGGATGCCCGGGAAGCGCTCGAAATATTTCTTGATATAGGCGGAGGCTTCCTCGCGGGCGATGCCGAGCTGGTTGGCCAACCCAAACGCCGAGATGCCATAGATGATGCCGAAGTTGATCGCCTTGGCGCGCCGCCTGATCTCGCCCGGCATGTCCTTGACCGGAACGCCGAACATTTCCGACGCGGTCATGGCGTGAATGTCGAGCCCGTCGCGGAACGCCTGCTTGAGCACGGGAATGTCCGCGATCTCTGAAAGCAGCCGCAGTTCAATTTGAGAGTAGTCCGCCGATACCAGCTTGTGGCCGGGAGAGGCGATGAACGCGCGGCGGATCTTTCGTCCGTCCTCGGTGCGCACCGGAATGTTCTGCAAGTTCGGCTCGTTCGACGACAGCCGGCCCGTGGTCGTTGCGGCCAGCGCGTAGGTCGTGTGCACGCGATGGGTGTCCGGGTGCACATAGGTCGGCAGCGCATCGGTGTAGGTCGATTTCAGTTTCGAGACCTGCCGCCATTCCAGGATCTTCTTCGGAAATTCGTGGCCCTGTTCGGCGAGCTCGTCGAGGATCTGCGCCGAGGTCGACCACGCGCCGGTCTTGGTCTTGGTGCCGCCGGGAATGCCCATCTTGCCGAACAGAATGTCGCCGATCTGTTTCGGACTGCCGACATTGACCGGCTCGCCGGCGATCTCCTGAATTTCGGCTTCGACCCGCGCCGCGGTCTGGGCGAAATCGCCTGACAGCCGCGACAGCACCTGACGATCGATCGAGATGCCGCGCCGTTCCATCCGTGCCAGCACGGAAACCAGCGGGCGCTCCAGCGTCTCATAGACCACGTTCATGTGCTCGGCGACGAGGCGCGGCTTGAACAGCCGCCAGAGCCGGACGATCACGTCGGCGTCTTCGGCCGAATACTCGGCTGCCTTGTCGACGGTGACCTGATCGAAAGAGAGCTTGTTCTTACCGCTGCCGGTCAGATCGCCATAGCTCACAGTGGTGTGGCCGAGCCAGGCCTGCGCCAATGAATCGAGCCCGTGCGAGTTGCGGCCGGCATCGAGCGCATAGCTCATGAGCTGCGCGTCGTCGCAATTGCGCAATGCGATGCCATGCTGCGCCAGCATCACGGCGCCGAATTTGATATTGAAGCCGATCTTGAGAAAGCCTGCGGATTCCAAGAGCGGCTTAAGCGCGGCGAGCGCGTCCGCCGCCTTGATCTGGTCCGGCGCAAGGCCGGCTGCGAAAAGGCCGCTGCCGTCGCCGGCCTGCTTGTGGCCGAGCGGAACGTAAGCGGCATCGTTGGGGCCAAGCGCCAGCGCGATGCCGCAGAGCTCTGCCTGCATCGGGTCTTCCGAAGCCGCCTTGGTCTCGAACGCGAACTGACCAACCTCGCGCGCCCGCGCGATCCAGGCCTTTAGATCCGCCACGGTGCGAAGCGTCTGGTATTTTTTGCGGTCGACCGGCGTGTTGCGCGCTTCCTCGGCACGGGCCGCGGCGAGCGCCTGAGGCGTGCCTTTCAGGCTTGAAGCCTTGTCGCTTCGATCGCCCGGCTTGCCCGGCGCGCCGGCTCCGCTTTTTGCGGCGGGCGGCCTCTCGCCGCCAAACAAATCGCCGGTCGGAGCGCCCTTGGGCGCGTTGCCGGATTCATCGACCTTCTCGGCCAGCGGCAGCGGTGAAAAGGTGCTTTCCTTTCCGGCATCGGCGTTCACGTCCGCCGGATTGATCTGCGAATATTCACCGACACGGCGGGTGAGGGTCGAAAACTCCATCGCCTTGAGAAAGGCGATCAGCTTGCGCGCGTCGGGTTCGTGCACCGCCAGGTCGTTCAGCGGCACGTCGAGCTTCACCTTGTCGTCGAGCAGTACGAGTTTCCGCGAAATGCGCGCCTTCTCGGCATTCTCGATCAGGGCTTCACGCCGCTTCGGCTGCTTGATCTCGCCGGCGCGCTTCAACAGTGCTTCGAGATCGCCATATTCCACGATCAATTGCGCCGCGGTCTTGATGCCGATCCCCGGCACGCCCGGCACGTTGTCGGTGGAGTCTCCGGCGAGCGCCTGAACCTCGACCACTTTTTCCGGTGGCACGCCGAACTTCTCGATCACCTCGGGCACGCCGATGCGGCGGTCCTTCATGGTGTCGAACATCGTCACCTTGTCATTGACGAGTTGCATCAGGTCCTTGTCCGACGAGACGATCGTCGTCGTGGCGCCGTGTTCGCTGGCTTCGCGCGCGTAAGTCGCGATCAGGTCGTCGGCCTCGAAGCCGATCTGTTCGAGACAGGGCAGATCGAAGGCGCGCACCGCGTCGCGGATCAGGGCGAATTGCGGAATGAGATCGTCGGGCGCCGGCGGACGATGCGCCTTGTAGTCAGGATAAAGTTTGTTGCGGAAAGTGATCTCGGACTTGTCGAACACGATCGCCAGATGCGTCGGCCGGTTGTCCGGCGGCATGTCGCGCAACAGTTTCCAGAGCATGTTGCAGAAGCCGAGCACGGCGTTGACCTGCAGCCCGTCGGATTTGCGGTTCAGCGGCGGCAGCGCGTGATAGGCGCGAAAAATATAGGAGGAACCGTCGACCAGAAACACATGGTCGCCCTTGGCGAGGGCTTTGGCGGCGACGGGTTTGGGGGCGGCGGCTTTTGGCGAGGATTTCGGCATGGTGGCAATGTAGGGATTTTTATCCGCATTGGCACCCGTTCCCGCGCATTCGCGCACGGGATTTTTTGGCTAGTGGTCCGATTCTAACATTCGTATCCCTTCGCAGCGGTCGCTTTTACGAATGTTAGAATCAAAGGACCACTAGCAAACTCAAGCTTCTAAGTGGAGTTTTGGATTTGACATTCGCTCGACGAACCCGCGGCCAGGTGGCGAGCGAATGTCAAATCCACTCCACTTGTCATTGCGTCATTGCGGTTTCAGGCAGCTCACCAGAAATTCCATGACGGCACGCACGGCCGGGTGCTGGCGCAGGTCGCGATGGACCGCAAGCCAGACGTCGCGGCTGACCGGCTTCCCGGTCACCGCATAACGCTGCAAGCGCGGATCGCCGTCGCCGAGATAATGCGGCAATGCAGCCACGCCGAGGCCGGAGCGTGCCGCCTGCGCCTGGATTTCCAGATCGTTGGTGCGCAGCACGACCTCGCGCTCGCCGACGATCGTACGCAGCCAGACCTCCTGAGGCGATTCTGACAGCGAGGCGTCGTAGCCGATAAAGGCCAGCGCGTGTGGCGGGGTCTTTTCCAGATAGCCGGCCGTGCCATAGAGGCTGAAGCCGAAGCTGCCGACCTTGCGAACGAACAATTTGGCTTCGACGGGACGCATCAGCCGCAATGCGACATCCGCCTCCCGGCGACTGAGTGAAACCCGGCGCTTCTCGCCGATGAGCTTGATGTGAATGCCGGGGTGTTGCGACCGCAACCGCGTTAGCTGCGGCGCGATCACCGAACTGGCAAAGTTCGGCGGTGCGCTGATCGTCACCTCGCCATCGACGCCGGGCTTTGCAGCCTGTGCCGTGCGCGCCACGGCGAATGCAGCCTCCTCCATCGGAGTAGCGACCGCGGCGATGCGTTTCCCCTCATCGGTCAGTGTCGTGGCGCGCGAGCGCCGGTCGACCAGTTTGAGCCCGGTCGATTGCTCCAGCGCCGCCACCCGCCGCGCCACGGTCGCATGGTCGACGCCGAGCGTGCGGGCGGCCGCGGACAGCGTGCCCTCGCGCGCTAGCGTCACGAAATGGTGGAGATCTTCCCAGTCGGCCATTGTGCAAAATCTCACATATGGAGCGCAGTTTTGTGGAATTTCGCATATTTGGCGCAACCGCCATAGTCCTCATCCCAACCGTTGATGAGGAAAAAGCCATGACCAGGGTCGTTCGCGTCAAGACACCGGGCGGAGTCGAGCAGTTCGAGATCGCCGAAATCGAATTGCCGCCGCCCGCCGCCGACGAGGTGCGTATCCGTCAGACCGCAATCGGCGTGAATTTCGTTGATATCTACCAGCGCTCGGGGCTCTATCCGATGCCGCCGGCCAATATTCCCGGTGTCGAGGGCGTCGGCGTCATCGCCGCGATAGGCGCCAACGTGACGTCGGTGCGGCCCGGCGACCGCGTCGCCTATGCGGGCGCGCCGGTGGGCGCCTATGCGGCGGAGCGAAACCTTCCGGCGTGGCGGGTGGTCAGGCTGCCGGACGCGCTTTCTGACGAAGCGGTCGCGTCGTCCTTCGTCAAGGGAATTACCGCGCACATGCTGCTCGATCGGGTCTACCCGGTCGTATCAGGTACAACTCTCCTGGTTCACAGCGCCGCCGGAGGCATTGGTCAGTTGTTGACGCGCTGGGCGACCCATCGCGGCGCGACCGTGATCGGGACCGTCAGCTCGGAAGCCAGGGCGGCGATCGCACGCCAGGCCGGCGCGGCGCACATCATTGTCGGGCGCGATGCGGATTTTGCGCAAGCCGTCGCTGACCTCACCGGCAAGCGCGGCGTCGACGTCGCCTATGACGGCGTTGGAGGGGCTACGCTCGCCAAGACACTCGCCTGCGTGCGGCCGTTCGGCGTGGTGGCGAGCACCGGCCAGGCGGCGGGGCCGATTCCGCCGGTCGACGTCAGTGATCTCGGACCGCGCCGCAGCCTGTCGCTCGCACGGCCGAGCGTCATGGCCTACATGAACGAGACGGACGCTTATCGTGCGGCCACTGAGGCGGTGCTTGAGGGAATCGAAAGCGGGATTCTTGGCGTTGCCGGCCGGTCCTATCCGCTCAGCGAAGCGGCGCGGGCGCATGCCGATCTGGAAGGCGGTACGACCTCGGGTGCGCTTTATCTCAGGCCGTAATGAAGCGGGCTATTCCGCCGCTTGAAGCGCCGCGCTTGGTTTCTTGGGCGCAATCCAGAAGACATCGGGGCGTTCGAACAGGAAGTTCGCCCCGACCTTGAGTGCGATCCGCCAGATCGCCAGCGCGCCAAACAGGCCGACCAGTGTCACCGTCAGCGACATCATGCCGACATCGGGAATGATGCCGGTGCGCAAGAGCAGCGTCCGCGTCGCTGCCATCGGCAGGAAGAAGGCGAGATAGATCACGATCGAATGCTCGCCGCAGAAGCGCAGGGATTTCAGCCATTGCATCTGCGCCAGCAGCGTGCCGATGACGACGATCGCGCATGCGCCGGCAAGCCCAAGCGAGAGCGAAACCAGAGGCCACTCGCTGACGCCAAGCTGCACGAGGCTTTCGTTGATGAGCGCCCAGAGCGCGAGCGCGGCGAGCGCCAGTGACGGACGTGCCCGCGCCCGGTCAGAGAGAGCGAACACGCGATCGGCGAACAAATAGCCGGTGTAGAAATAGACAAAACGCGCGCCGAACTCGTCGATCGCGGTCCAGCCGGTCGAGTAGTGGGTCATCTCCAGCAATGCGGCGAGGCCCCAGATCAGGAGCGGCGGCAGGCGTCGCGTCGCCTTCGTGACGACGAAGAACACCGGCAGCAGATAGATGAACCACAGCGTGCCGAACGGCTCGATGAAGGATTCCAGATAAAGATATCCGGCATGGGCCCAGCTCGTTTCGGCCGCGAAGGCGGGTGCCTTGAAGCCGAACTGGATGGTCACCCAGAGCACGTAAAAGTAAGCGAAATGCACCACCTTCCGGTCGAGATAGGTGCGCCAGTCGCGGTCGATGACCAGCGGCAGAAACAGGCCGGAGATCAGGAAGAAGTCCGGCATCCGGAACGGCCTGGCGAAGGCAACCAGCGGATGCATGAAGCCGGTCTGGCCAGCAGCCAATTCCACGCCCAGCACCGAGTGCATCATCACAACCATGACGATGCAGATGCCCTTGGCGTAGTCGACCCAGTCGACCCGGGTGGAGCTGGCCTGGCTGGTAACGGTAACGGCAGATGTGCCGTTCGATGTCATGGCTGTCCCTTTTTGGGGTGGCTTTGTCGCATCATCGGTCGTATCGGTTTCATTCTCCTTTATTCACGCAAATGACATGCCATTGTCATGCGCGCGTTCGGTTTTTGGTTTGTGACAGAATGCTCTAAGACGGACTGAACGAATCAATCCGGTTAACCATTTTCGACAGGATTTCAGATGCATATCGCCATGATCGGCACGGGCTATGTGGGATTGGTGTCAGGCGCGTGCTTTGCCGACTTCGGACATCAAGTCACCTGCGTCGACAAGGACGAAGGCAAGATCGCAGCCCTTCTGCGCGGTGAAATCCCGATTTTCGAACCCGGGCTTGACGTGCTCGTCGCCACCAATGTGAAGGCCGGACGCCTGAAATTCACGACCGACCTCACAGCGCCGGTCGCCGAAGCGGATGCGGTCTTCATCGCGGTTGGCACGCCGTCCCGCCGCGGTGATGGTCACGCCGATCTCAGCTACGTCTACGCCGCCGCGCGCGAGATCGCTGCTGTGGTGCAAGGCTTCACGGTCGTGATCACGAAGTCGACCGTGCCGGTCGGTACCGGCGACGAAGTCGAGCGCCTGATCCGCGAAGCCAATCCTTCGGCTGACGTCGCGGTCGCCTCCAATCCGGAATTCCTGCGCGAGGGTGCGGCGATCCGCGATTTCAAATTCCCCGACCGCATCGTGGTCGGCACCATGGACGAGCGGGCGCGGAAGGTTCTCGGCGACATCTACCGGCCGTTGTCGCTCAACCAGGCTCCGCTGATGTTCACCGGCCGGCGAACGGCGGAGATGATCAAATACGCAGCCAACGCCTTCCTTGCGACCAAGATCACCTTCATCAACGAGATCGCCGATCTCTCGGAAAAAGTCGGCGCCAACGTGCAGGAAGTGGCGCGCGGCATCGGGCTCGACAATCGCATCGGAACCAAGTTCCTGCATGCGGGCCCCGGCTTCGGCGGCTCCTGCTTTCCGAAGGACACCAAGGCGCTCGTCAAGATCGCGCTCGATCACGATGTGCATTTGCGTATCGTCGAGGCGGTACTC comes from the Bradyrhizobium erythrophlei genome and includes:
- a CDS encoding phosphoenolpyruvate carboxykinase, which produces MQETGKRNGAFGADKFGLKNLKGVHWNLGAAQLCQYSLAAGEAVLSADGSLCADTGEFTGRSPKDKFTVRDATTDKNMWWAGNQPITAEQFEALYTDFIKHAEGMTLFAQDLYGGADPTFRIKTRVYTELAWHSLFIRTLLIRPEQSELAGFTPELTIIDLPSFRADPKRHGVRSENVVAIDFARKIVLIGGSYYAGEMKKSVFTTLNYYLPARGVLPMHCSANVGPAGDSAIFFGLSGTGKTTLSADPKRTLIGDDEHGWGTDGIFNFEGGCYAKCIKLSEEAEPEIYAASKRFGAVLENVVLDEFTRIPDFDDGSKTENTRSAYPLDFIPNASRTGRAGHPKNVVMLAADAFGVLPPIAKLTPAQAMYHFLSGYTAKVAGTERGLGNEPQPEFSTCFGSPFLPLDPSVYGNMLREMIAKHDVDCWLVNTGWTGGKFGTGSRMPIKVTRALLTAALDGSLRNVEFRTDKYFGFAVPTALPGVPSEILDPVNTWKDKAEFDKTARALVGMFQKNFAKFEAKVDADVRAAAPEVKLAAE
- the polA gene encoding DNA polymerase I — its product is MPKSSPKAAAPKPVAAKALAKGDHVFLVDGSSYIFRAYHALPPLNRKSDGLQVNAVLGFCNMLWKLLRDMPPDNRPTHLAIVFDKSEITFRNKLYPDYKAHRPPAPDDLIPQFALIRDAVRAFDLPCLEQIGFEADDLIATYAREASEHGATTTIVSSDKDLMQLVNDKVTMFDTMKDRRIGVPEVIEKFGVPPEKVVEVQALAGDSTDNVPGVPGIGIKTAAQLIVEYGDLEALLKRAGEIKQPKRREALIENAEKARISRKLVLLDDKVKLDVPLNDLAVHEPDARKLIAFLKAMEFSTLTRRVGEYSQINPADVNADAGKESTFSPLPLAEKVDESGNAPKGAPTGDLFGGERPPAAKSGAGAPGKPGDRSDKASSLKGTPQALAAARAEEARNTPVDRKKYQTLRTVADLKAWIARAREVGQFAFETKAASEDPMQAELCGIALALGPNDAAYVPLGHKQAGDGSGLFAAGLAPDQIKAADALAALKPLLESAGFLKIGFNIKFGAVMLAQHGIALRNCDDAQLMSYALDAGRNSHGLDSLAQAWLGHTTVSYGDLTGSGKNKLSFDQVTVDKAAEYSAEDADVIVRLWRLFKPRLVAEHMNVVYETLERPLVSVLARMERRGISIDRQVLSRLSGDFAQTAARVEAEIQEIAGEPVNVGSPKQIGDILFGKMGIPGGTKTKTGAWSTSAQILDELAEQGHEFPKKILEWRQVSKLKSTYTDALPTYVHPDTHRVHTTYALAATTTGRLSSNEPNLQNIPVRTEDGRKIRRAFIASPGHKLVSADYSQIELRLLSEIADIPVLKQAFRDGLDIHAMTASEMFGVPVKDMPGEIRRRAKAINFGIIYGISAFGLANQLGIAREEASAYIKKYFERFPGIRAYMDATRDFCRAHGYVETLFGRKCHYPDIKASNASVRAFNERAAINARLQGTAADIIRRAMIRMEEVLAEKKLSAQMLLQVHDELIFEVPDDEVAATLPVVQKVMEDAPFPAVILSLPLHVDARAANNWDEAH
- a CDS encoding LysR family transcriptional regulator yields the protein MADWEDLHHFVTLAREGTLSAAARTLGVDHATVARRVAALEQSTGLKLVDRRSRATTLTDEGKRIAAVATPMEEAAFAVARTAQAAKPGVDGEVTISAPPNFASSVIAPQLTRLRSQHPGIHIKLIGEKRRVSLSRREADVALRLMRPVEAKLFVRKVGSFGFSLYGTAGYLEKTPPHALAFIGYDASLSESPQEVWLRTIVGEREVVLRTNDLEIQAQAARSGLGVAALPHYLGDGDPRLQRYAVTGKPVSRDVWLAVHRDLRQHPAVRAVMEFLVSCLKPQ
- a CDS encoding quinone oxidoreductase family protein, which gives rise to MTRVVRVKTPGGVEQFEIAEIELPPPAADEVRIRQTAIGVNFVDIYQRSGLYPMPPANIPGVEGVGVIAAIGANVTSVRPGDRVAYAGAPVGAYAAERNLPAWRVVRLPDALSDEAVASSFVKGITAHMLLDRVYPVVSGTTLLVHSAAGGIGQLLTRWATHRGATVIGTVSSEARAAIARQAGAAHIIVGRDADFAQAVADLTGKRGVDVAYDGVGGATLAKTLACVRPFGVVASTGQAAGPIPPVDVSDLGPRRSLSLARPSVMAYMNETDAYRAATEAVLEGIESGILGVAGRSYPLSEAARAHADLEGGTTSGALYLRP
- a CDS encoding acyltransferase family protein — its product is MTSNGTSAVTVTSQASSTRVDWVDYAKGICIVMVVMMHSVLGVELAAGQTGFMHPLVAFARPFRMPDFFLISGLFLPLVIDRDWRTYLDRKVVHFAYFYVLWVTIQFGFKAPAFAAETSWAHAGYLYLESFIEPFGTLWFIYLLPVFFVVTKATRRLPPLLIWGLAALLEMTHYSTGWTAIDEFGARFVYFYTGYLFADRVFALSDRARARPSLALAALALWALINESLVQLGVSEWPLVSLSLGLAGACAIVVIGTLLAQMQWLKSLRFCGEHSIVIYLAFFLPMAATRTLLLRTGIIPDVGMMSLTVTLVGLFGALAIWRIALKVGANFLFERPDVFWIAPKKPSAALQAAE
- a CDS encoding UDP-glucose dehydrogenase family protein — translated: MHIAMIGTGYVGLVSGACFADFGHQVTCVDKDEGKIAALLRGEIPIFEPGLDVLVATNVKAGRLKFTTDLTAPVAEADAVFIAVGTPSRRGDGHADLSYVYAAAREIAAVVQGFTVVITKSTVPVGTGDEVERLIREANPSADVAVASNPEFLREGAAIRDFKFPDRIVVGTMDERARKVLGDIYRPLSLNQAPLMFTGRRTAEMIKYAANAFLATKITFINEIADLSEKVGANVQEVARGIGLDNRIGTKFLHAGPGFGGSCFPKDTKALVKIALDHDVHLRIVEAVLAVNDNRKRAMARKVSSAYGGSLRGKTVAVLGLTFKPDTDDMRDAPSIPLVTGLLDMGAKVRAHDPVGMEMARRELPDIEYSDDPYLCARGADALVVVTEWAQYRALDLERLKNELAHPVVVDLRNVYRPEDMAAHGFIYDSIGRPPEAQG